From Impatiens glandulifera chromosome 7, dImpGla2.1, whole genome shotgun sequence:
CGGgttcatatatatgtatatgtctGTAATATGCCTATGTTAAGAATTTAAAGTTCAAATATTCCAAAAATTACATCAAAATTTAACTAAAGATTATGGCCTAAAGTTTGCTGACATAAAGTTAGAATGGGCTATTCTTGTAAATAGGAGGTAGAATATATGTTggtttacaatttttttatagaaatattcGAATGAAGACCTAAagtttttatgtataaataaaaacaaattattttttttagctaaatattcaaatttaatgattttaaagcCGTTGGAGTTAATAGAAAGACACGTTTAGTTAAGTGGTAGAGTGCAAAATCTTATACCCTTGATGTCATGGGAcatttgaaagaaaataatagATAAGTAACTTAATATGTTGAATTTAATGATGAATAAAACCAAACTAGTACCTGATTTGGATGAGATATGATTATTAGTGCTTGTATTCTTCATACTATTTGAGTCCTTCTGAGCTTTTTCTTGAATCTTCTTCTTGTCTGCTGGTGATAGACCTGCAAAAAGCCCAATCAAGAATTTAGAAACTTTAAGGATATTTCTTGTGTCTCACATCACATAATAGATAagttatatgaaataatatatgcTTAATAAGTGTGTTGATTGTTACTAAGTTgtaattatcttttaattaactAACAAATGAAACTAGAGCCGACCTACTGATAAAACAAAGTGTTACAGTCACTTCTTAAATTCGATATGTGGTCGAGATTAAGACCAATGCTGCAAATGCATAAGTTGGAGACGATTGTGGGCCTTTTAggtaatcaaaataatatacatttagCAACAAAGAACAAGTGATCCAAAAGTTTTCTGACCATGATCTAGAAATTTGGCAACTTTTCATACTAAGTAGAACCAAAAAATCACTTTTTACTTCCACAACTGATTTAATTGTGGCGGAGATTTGTGACAAAATACTATGCTATGTGTTTCCCCCACAACTTCTAATAACTGTAAAGCTATTGAGATACAATTATTTTCAATGTAACTTCTAATTTTGGGTTGTGGTGAGTCTAATGTACTATAAGCCTATAACTACTTATAACTATGTTCTCACACATATTAGGGCTTGGAAACACAATTCACAAACTATTTGTATTATTAGAAGCCATAATCTCGACAACCctattaatacaaactttaatattttaaaaaacttatatatctGTTTGTGTTGTTACCTCCATTAGGCGGTTTACCATAGTTAAGCTGCAAAACTTCAGTGAATGAACCATCTCTTTGATCTTGCACCactggaaaaaaaaatacaagaccACAACCAAAAGTAGGCTGTTTTAGTTCAAGAAATTCGCATGAAAACTGTAGAAAATTCATACGTTGTTCGTAAAGGGTGTTTCGGTAATTGGGGGCAGAGCCAACTGATAGCAGCTGAACAGCTTCAGCATCTCTAGTAGTGGACAGCTTTCCAGACCCATCGAGATTTCTTGTGTCCAATACAACACCTGCAAGCTGAGAAAACAGAGTAGTAGAAGTGTgattataatataggaatattttGATCCATTGGGAAAGTAGGTAAGTAATTAAACTAGTTTTACCAGAAGGTTCTTGAGGATAGGATTCTGAAGTAGTAAATCATAAGAGTCTTCACAGTAATTGTCTGTTAAAATGGTGCACCTTGAAGCAACATCTCTATCTGTTTTCAGTATATCTTCACCCACTATAAGAATACTAAGCTGCTTTCCCATCATTAGCCTTTCCAAATCCACCTAACAGACACATAAAACTTACTTCTTTCACATCCTGTTGTTTTCAATTGTCCCATTTACAAAAATGATGTTTTCTCGTCCAAACCCAGCTCCAAACAAGATTCATGTGTTTCTAAATAGGGCCTTTTTGTgctaaaaacataaacaaagtTACCTCATCGGAGAAGAGCAATGCAGTGGCATCAAGACCAACTTGGTTGAAGAGCCAAGCCGCTTGTCGATGCGTCCACATTTTTCGCCTGCTGGCATTCATGACAGGCGCCACAACCAATTCTTCTCTTCCTTTCTCTTTATcgttcttcttcctcctcctcctgttCTCCAACAGCCATGAATAGCATATTGCAGCCACCATTGAACTTGTACCTGTTTATCATCACAATAATAACTTCATCAAGTTCAAAGAGTATTATATGTAAAAGAAACAACAATAGGGAAATGTATTGAATATGTCTCAACTGTTTGATGGTCCAGACAGAACAATCTTCGCCTTCCCATTCGTTTCTCCATTCAAGATCTTATCAATCTTCATCCTCTGCTCCTTCAGAAACCTATTAAGCTCTTCATTATTTCCCTCACCAACATCCGCCGCAGACTCATCAATTTGTTCGGGTTTTGTCGCCGTACTCTTCTCGGTTGAACACGTAGCTGACGTTATCAACCTCCTATGAGCCGATTCCACCAGATTCCTAGGCGGAGACAGGATCTCATCACCGGAAACATTCGTTCCAGAATTAGATCTCTGATGAACCGGTTCGATTAAATTCTTTGGAGGGGAGAGCAATTGGTTTTCACTCGAGGTATTATTGGCTTTGAATGTCCTTCTTGGAGTGGTCGGGATTCCTTGAGGAGAGGCGACGCCGTTGTTTGTCGTCTGGAATCGGGATTTGCGACGCATTGATTGGCGACTGGAGAGAGATTCCGGAAGTGGAGGACGGGGGACTTGATCGGAGGCGGGAGATGGAGGAGTTGGACTTGGGGGGTCGAGGATGTTCGATATCCATTTCTGGACGGCCGAAGTAGGAGAACCGTCGGCGGCGGCCGGAGGTTCGATGAAAGTTTCCGATCTGTTCCTAGTGTGTTTGGCTGATTTCGATAGGATTTCGCCGCTGAAACCCTCCGCTGCTCGGTgtctgtatttttttttttttcaatttaataggAGGAGAGAACGAAATGAATGATGTGTCGGTAATCCGATAAAGGTGTTGAatatttggtttggtttgaaccaaatatcttataatattcAACTTCATATTTTAACTCAAAACTACACACAACTAAAACTTCAATTTAAATTCGAACTAAAAATCAAATTCTTATTCCAATTCGGATCGATTTTCAAATTGGCTAAAAATTCGAAGAATCCGAATCGAGGAACTCGAATAATCTAAAAACTGAACTGATAAACACCCCTAACTATGTTACATTTTTAGCATATTTTTTTTACGTGTTGGAGTTGAGCCCACGTCAGCCCTAATGTAAATTTGTGACATTTACAACCATAATTTGAGCTTGCATTCGTTCCTAGCGTTCTAAAATTTTACATTCTTGCACTTACCTAACTTAATGatttttcttgtttattttgttgaaaataaaataaaaataggaataTTATACATAATAGAGTAAGTATCAATTTAAAGGTTCAATTCCATAGTTTTGATACAAAAAAGCATTGGgtttcttaattaattggattaaaatATAGTCCCCAtggttttaattattaattgagatatgttcaatattaaaatttctaacACAATAATTTCCAGCAAGGGCAATTTTCTAAAGCAAAATGAACTAGACATAACTAATAAATATGTAGATTTAATTAATCTGCATGTAATggtaatatcaatatttttttaataaaccttgtttagatttaaGTATAAATTACCTTCTAGCAGACCTGGAGAGTGGATCTCTCCGGTCAATTAGAGAGGGCGATGAGCCAGGCACAGCAAACCTAGGGGAACCGGTGAGCCtagatggaggaggaggagagtcGCGCGAAGGAGACGAGGCAACCATTAATTTGGCCTGCTCCAGCCATTCTTGTGTCAACTTGCTGTTGATGTTATTATTGTTCGGACCACCACCTTTTGCATTGATGGTCAAAGCCGAATTGGGTCGCCTTCTATGTAGGAGATCGGATCCACTATGATCTCCTAACAACATCTCCATTGATTCCCTTGCTTTCATTTCAAAAcctttatatttctttaaaaagttctaatatgtatatatagatatataaacaTAGACAGGACAATGTGACTGAGAtcacaaagaaaaaaaagagaacaTAGTTTTCATATTATGGCTGCCGGTGGTCTTTTGTGCATATATGATGGatgttttagaaaatatataattaagaatgaaCCAGCAAATGATCACTACTCTAGCCTCTCCTTTTATacaacaattaatttatttaattacaagaATTTTGGACTAGTTCCAAGTGCCAAACATTGCTATATTTTATACAACCAACTTCTATTATccacatattattaattattagattagAGAATAATTTAATTGTCACAATCATGCTTCACAATGCTTAATTACCAAGGAAATGATCACCTCTTGACTAAATCAAATTAAGGAACAACtcacatttatataaaataaaggaagatttatttttgaattggGATAGAAATAGACCCTTTTATATAACATACATACAAGGCATTCAAAATGCGATCTTCTTTATTTCACTCGTATAATCAACTTTACATCGACAGGCTTTGTTAAAGCAAGCTTTAATGAAGAATTTGATCGACAAGTTTCTCGGGCAATCTTTTTGTTGCCTGTGAGAGCAGAaccataattaataatatgaaacTGAAATTGAGACAAATATTGGATCAAGATCTGACCTGAAAATGTCTCATGTGCAGGATTGGCTCGCAGCCCATGTCAGCAACCGATTTTCCTTGTGTCGTTTCAGAGTTGAATCGAGCAGCTTCATAGGCTGAAATAATCCTATTTTTGTCCTTTATATCATCAGGAAGGTGGTGGCAAACTTTGAGGAGGGAGTTGAGAGAATTCATCTGCAGCATCCACATTTGATTAGTTATGAcaagatttgagaattttaaaagaaaattaatcaGGTTACCTTCATGTAAGGACATGTAGCACAACCGCCATGAATTGAACAACCCTCCCCGCTTGAAACTCCTGGAATAATCCCAACTTTCATAAACTCTTCCGCTTCAACTGTTGTCACTGATTCAGACGAGACTGGAAACACAATCTCCACACTGACTTTCGACTTTTCCGATGATAATATTCTACCAACATCAGCTACAATTGAAGTCACCATTCCAGATTCTGTTCCCAACACAAACTGCAAATGTTCATCAATATTTCTTTCCATCGCCTCCTTCACCTTCTGCGTGATGAAATCTAGAATATTCTTAGTAGAACCCACAACTCCCATTCCCCTATTCTTTGCTTCCATTGCTAGACCAAACATTTCACCCGGGACCTCAAAGTGAGCTGTTAGAAATGAATCTGAATACATTTCGCGAATCTTTTCCACAACATCGTGCCCAAACAGGTGATGTACAATGCACATTCCTTCCTGTCACAAGATATTAAGTACATAGCAACTCACATTCGAAAAATCAGCTCAAAATTTCAAATCACCTGAAAGTAATTCAGGCGAGACATGACCGAGTTAATTGTGGTTCTATTATGCTCTGGATGGACCTCTGCAATTTCCTCATCACTCATTACAGACATCTGCTGGAAAAGCTCCATTATGTTTGCACCCATGTAGGTATCAGGTCCATACCATACTTTTAAGTTTGGTACCTGAGCAAATGCCTGGTAGAAGGTAGCACAAGTGTTTCAATACACGACAGAACAGAAACAAAAAGGATCTATAAAACGGGCACCTGTAAAATTGTTTGCACAACATTGGATGATGTACAAGTTATTGTGGGCACAAGTTCATGAGAGTTGGCTTTCGTTTCAAGGGAAGTATTAATATAGACAACATGCAGAGAAGGAGAAAATAACGAAGCTTCTTCAAGATATTTCATATATGCAGGGCTAGATGCAGCATCTGCCAAAGAGCAACCGATGCGCTCATTTGACATTCGGTAAACACCCACCTGCAAAATGAACATCAGGATTCGATTAGTCGGGTATCTTTCCATTATCATTAAAAACACAAGGCCAATTGTATGTACCTCTGTATAGCCTGCCTGATCAAGAATTGCACGAACATTCTCTGACATGAAATCAACTCCTAAAACAGTGATATACTTACAGCCAGCTTTTGCCATGTTGACTGCTGTGTCTGCCATAGCTAATGAGTCAGATATATGAATGTGAGGCCATTGTTCCTTTGCAGCAGTTAAGACACCTTGCACCTCAGGATCCATGTAGAAATGCGCAACAATGCCTATTTTCTTCTCACGCAATGCATTAACAACTTCATCCACTTTTGATTCATCAGGCAACAAGAACTTTGCCTGCAACACCCACACTAATCTTCACTTACAAcccaataaataattatatcatcGTTGATTTACCGGCATATAAAATTACGCCGGTAATAAAGAATTATGCGCCGGAAATTGATTTACCGACACATAAAACAAGGTAATAATAACAATGCGTCGGTACAGTGATTTACCAACAATAAAATTACGACgacaataaataattatgcgTCTGTAAAGCGATTTCCCGATACATAAATTTATGCCAATAATTACTGGTTATACATCAGCAAATAGGTATAACGACACATAATTATACACATACACATATAATGAATAATTATGTGCGGCAAAGAAAATTACCGACACATAATGTGACGCCGGAAAtggataattaaaataatatatacatataaaataatgatatataattatattttttaaaataattatatattaaatataataaaaa
This genomic window contains:
- the LOC124945580 gene encoding uncharacterized protein LOC124945580, giving the protein MRRKSRFQTTNNGVASPQGIPTTPRRTFKANNTSSENQLLSPPKNLIEPVHQRSNSGTNVSGDEILSPPRNLVESAHRRLITSATCSTEKSTATKPEQIDESAADVGEGNNEELNRFLKEQRMKIDKILNGETNGKAKIVLSGPSNSTSSMVAAICYSWLLENRRRRKKNDKEKGREELVVAPVMNASRRKMWTHRQAAWLFNQVGLDATALLFSDEVDLERLMMGKQLSILIVGEDILKTDRDVASRCTILTDNYCEDSYDLLLQNPILKNLLLAGVVLDTRNLDGSGKLSTTRDAEAVQLLSVGSAPNYRNTLYEQLVQDQRDGSFTEVLQLNYGKPPNGGLSPADKKKIQEKAQKDSNSMKNTSTNNHISSKSANAKPAPTQVAAAKPETSPSNGNRGKNKFFLAKWFGFGSK
- the LOC124944792 gene encoding quinolinate synthase, chloroplastic-like encodes the protein MQVSSPSCCSAYSSKLGNPSPHFNSLPSRLNFTYFKSIKCIHTNSKSSSSYPLKPINPSGESSDRSVSKLQQLVSEFDSLTESIDRVKRLLCYGTLLPPFDESLRSDSNRVMGCVSRVWLDVKMDSEGKMRIRADSDSEITRGFCSCLIWILDGGSPDEVMGLKAEDLTHLNVVGLHGKSKSRANTWHNVLINMQKRTKSLVAERTGTQLSDPFPSLVITAQGIQAKGSYAENQAKFLLPDESKVDEVVNALREKKIGIVAHFYMDPEVQGVLTAAKEQWPHIHISDSLAMADTAVNMAKAGCKYITVLGVDFMSENVRAILDQAGYTEVGVYRMSNERIGCSLADAASSPAYMKYLEEASLFSPSLHVVYINTSLETKANSHELVPTITCTSSNVVQTILQAFAQVPNLKVWYGPDTYMGANIMELFQQMSVMSDEEIAEVHPEHNRTTINSVMSRLNYFQEGMCIVHHLFGHDVVEKIREMYSDSFLTAHFEVPGEMFGLAMEAKNRGMGVVGSTKNILDFITQKVKEAMERNIDEHLQFVLGTESGMVTSIVADVGRILSSEKSKVSVEIVFPVSSESVTTVEAEEFMKVGIIPGVSSGEGCSIHGGCATCPYMKMNSLNSLLKVCHHLPDDIKDKNRIISAYEAARFNSETTQGKSVADMGCEPILHMRHFQATKRLPEKLVDQILH